Proteins from a genomic interval of Paenibacillus lentus:
- a CDS encoding zinc-binding dehydrogenase, whose protein sequence is MKAIVHAGMSGLKGLIYKDVIDKQPGFDEVKVRLKTAGLNHRDLFLMADRTNEDAPLIMGSDGAGRIEAVGEGVTHLTVGTDVIIYPCLGWGVIHDVPTVPAIVGGPSDGTFAESIIIPAQNAFSKPNYLTWEEAGVLPLSALTAYRALFTRGRLKQGEHILIPGIGGGVATYAMLMASAVGARVSVTSRSETKRQAALAHGADHAFDSHSDWKKSMKGETVDLILDSIGPATFQQYFDIIKPNGRIVTFGASSGDRMEIAIRSIFYPQISIIGTSMGSSEEFIAMLQFMELHSIRPIIDSVYPLQDTLQAFQRMQQGEQSGNIGIRID, encoded by the coding sequence ATGAAAGCAATCGTACATGCTGGGATGAGCGGTTTGAAGGGCTTGATATATAAAGATGTTATTGACAAACAACCGGGCTTCGACGAAGTAAAAGTACGGCTGAAAACTGCAGGGTTGAATCATCGAGACTTATTTCTCATGGCGGATCGAACAAATGAGGATGCTCCCCTAATTATGGGTTCTGATGGCGCGGGTAGAATCGAAGCCGTAGGTGAAGGCGTAACACACCTTACAGTAGGCACCGATGTAATTATTTATCCGTGTCTCGGATGGGGAGTCATCCACGATGTCCCGACCGTTCCAGCCATAGTGGGCGGCCCTTCAGATGGTACATTCGCCGAGTCTATCATCATCCCTGCACAGAATGCCTTCAGCAAGCCAAATTACCTGACTTGGGAAGAAGCAGGCGTGTTGCCCTTGTCTGCCTTGACAGCCTATCGGGCTTTGTTCACAAGAGGCCGCTTAAAGCAAGGTGAGCATATCCTTATTCCTGGTATTGGTGGGGGGGTGGCGACTTATGCCATGCTTATGGCTTCAGCGGTGGGGGCACGAGTCAGTGTCACATCACGCAGTGAAACCAAAAGGCAAGCTGCTCTTGCACACGGGGCAGATCATGCCTTTGACAGTCATAGTGATTGGAAGAAAAGTATGAAAGGAGAAACAGTGGATCTCATCTTGGACAGTATCGGGCCAGCGACGTTCCAACAGTATTTTGATATCATTAAGCCAAATGGCCGTATCGTGACATTTGGAGCCAGCTCAGGAGATCGAATGGAAATAGCAATACGTTCCATATTTTACCCCCAAATCAGTATCATCGGCACCTCAATGGGAAGCAGTGAAGAGTTTATTGCTATGCTTCAATTTATGGAACTCCACTCGATACGCCCTATCATTGATAGTGTGTATCCTTTACAAGACACCCTTCAAGCCTTTCAGCGAATGCAGCAGGGGGAGCAATCTGGGAATATTGGAATAAGAATTGATTGA
- a CDS encoding VOC family protein, translating into MSIRITHQRIVPHLWYDKEAKEAAELYISLFPDSKMTNITTLHNTPSGDSDLVSFEIWGQRFMAISGGPHFKINPSVSFMVNFDPSRDEAAEERLNEVWNKLSDGGTALMPLDKYPFSERYGWIQDKYGLTWQLILTNPEGEVRPTIIPSMLFVGDLCGKTEEAIHFYLSVFKNSKQGLTARYPKGMEPDKEGTIMFAEFMLENQWFTAMDSAHEHGFNFNEAVSFMVYCDTQDEIDYYWDKLSAVPEAEQCGWLKDKYGVSWQIVPRGMDEMMSKGTPEQIASVTKAFLQMKKFDLAELHEAYKG; encoded by the coding sequence ATGTCAATCCGTATAACCCATCAAAGAATTGTTCCGCATTTATGGTACGACAAGGAGGCAAAAGAAGCAGCAGAGCTTTACATTTCCTTGTTCCCGGACTCAAAAATGACGAATATAACCACATTACATAACACACCATCCGGCGATAGTGATCTAGTCTCTTTTGAAATATGGGGTCAAAGGTTTATGGCGATCAGCGGAGGACCCCATTTTAAAATCAACCCGTCTGTGTCTTTTATGGTTAATTTTGACCCATCCCGAGACGAAGCTGCGGAAGAGAGGTTAAATGAGGTTTGGAACAAATTATCGGATGGTGGCACAGCGTTAATGCCGCTTGATAAGTATCCATTCAGTGAGAGATACGGCTGGATTCAGGACAAATATGGTTTAACGTGGCAGTTAATTCTTACCAACCCGGAAGGCGAAGTACGTCCTACGATCATACCGTCGATGTTGTTTGTCGGTGATCTATGCGGTAAAACGGAGGAGGCAATTCATTTTTACTTGTCCGTATTTAAGAACTCAAAGCAAGGACTTACTGCTCGTTACCCCAAAGGCATGGAGCCCGACAAAGAAGGGACGATCATGTTCGCCGAATTCATGCTTGAAAATCAGTGGTTTACCGCAATGGACAGTGCGCATGAGCATGGGTTCAATTTCAACGAGGCAGTTTCCTTCATGGTGTATTGCGATACACAAGATGAAATCGACTACTACTGGGATAAGCTCTCTGCGGTTCCTGAGGCCGAGCAATGCGGTTGGCTGAAAGATAAGTATGGTGTGTCCTGGCAGATCGTGCCGAGAGGGATGGACGAGATGATGAGCAAGGGTACACCGGAGCAGATTGCTTCCGTAACCAAAGCATTTCTTCAAATGAAGAAATTTGATCTTGCAGAATTACATGAGGCATATAAAGGATAA
- a CDS encoding HNH endonuclease: protein MNHNHNEGTMISVLNMDGQELTPCLPHRAWREVERSRAVWIDEETIQLLYNPFLFRNYRKVALKRDHHTCLWCGRPATTVDHIIPSSKGGSDLPHNLLASCSDCNTKRGNRTAFSYLAENAHSPPNLIKLCWRIFRAKYRH from the coding sequence ATGAATCATAATCATAATGAGGGAACAATGATATCGGTACTCAATATGGATGGTCAAGAACTAACACCATGTTTGCCTCATCGAGCTTGGCGGGAAGTCGAGCGTTCGCGTGCCGTCTGGATTGATGAGGAGACGATTCAATTACTTTATAACCCGTTCTTATTTCGTAACTATCGAAAAGTTGCGCTAAAACGGGATCATCATACTTGTTTGTGGTGTGGACGTCCCGCCACGACAGTGGATCATATTATCCCCTCAAGCAAAGGCGGATCGGATCTTCCACACAATCTGCTTGCTTCATGTAGCGATTGTAATACGAAGCGAGGAAACCGTACTGCGTTCTCTTATCTTGCCGAAAATGCACATTCGCCTCCTAATCTTATCAAGCTTTGTTGGCGCATTTTTAGAGCTAAATACAGACACTAA
- a CDS encoding cobalamin-independent methionine synthase II family protein gives MCSKFQTVGSLLRPSELLKYKTQIEHRDDITYPFYQDFEGYEQCETEAIQAVVEKQIEHDLSVITDGEYSKSMWHLDFVWGFQGIDRYIAEHGYFFRDLDGSSKYETRKDIGLRITGELSGKDHHFIRIFKKLQALAGDRETKLCVPSPSHIFGELSWSDNIGGKDAVYKDRQELKNGLVQAYKEFVEEFAGAGGKILQFDDCLWELFADDNPNSPYTGEHINQEEVQALATEFIDINNTLIDFGHSLGLKMWTHNCRGNYDSRNMGGGSYVKIANLFLKQLKYDRFFLEWDDERAGSLEALAVFKDKPETEIVLGLLSSKTNTLDDEERVFRMLDEASRIIDKDRLLLSHQCGFASCDGGNELTEAEQWAKINQGQRIAKQYWSK, from the coding sequence ATGTGCAGTAAATTCCAAACAGTAGGCAGTTTGTTGCGGCCGTCTGAGCTATTGAAATATAAAACACAAATAGAACATCGTGATGACATCACTTATCCGTTCTATCAGGATTTTGAGGGTTATGAGCAGTGTGAAACTGAGGCAATTCAGGCAGTAGTTGAAAAACAAATTGAGCATGATTTGTCCGTTATTACAGATGGTGAATATTCCAAATCCATGTGGCATCTAGACTTTGTTTGGGGATTCCAGGGAATTGATCGCTATATTGCCGAGCATGGTTATTTCTTCCGCGACCTGGATGGAAGTTCAAAATATGAGACACGAAAAGATATTGGCTTGCGCATTACAGGTGAATTGAGCGGAAAGGACCATCATTTCATAAGAATATTTAAGAAACTCCAAGCTCTAGCTGGTGATCGTGAAACGAAGCTATGCGTACCTTCGCCATCTCATATTTTTGGAGAGTTGTCCTGGTCGGATAACATTGGCGGTAAAGATGCGGTTTATAAAGATCGACAGGAGCTTAAAAATGGCCTCGTCCAGGCATATAAGGAATTTGTTGAGGAGTTTGCTGGGGCTGGCGGGAAAATTCTGCAATTTGACGATTGCTTATGGGAACTGTTTGCAGATGACAACCCGAATTCTCCGTATACCGGTGAGCATATCAACCAAGAGGAAGTACAAGCTCTTGCTACTGAATTTATTGACATTAACAATACATTGATTGATTTTGGTCATAGCTTAGGTTTGAAAATGTGGACGCACAATTGCCGCGGCAACTATGATTCCCGTAATATGGGTGGCGGCTCCTATGTGAAAATTGCTAATCTGTTCTTGAAGCAGCTTAAATATGACCGTTTCTTCCTGGAATGGGATGATGAACGTGCAGGTTCACTTGAGGCGCTTGCCGTCTTCAAGGATAAGCCGGAAACAGAAATTGTACTTGGCTTGTTGTCATCTAAAACGAATACGCTGGATGATGAAGAGCGTGTCTTCAGAATGCTAGATGAAGCATCGCGGATTATTGACAAGGATCGATTGCTGCTATCCCATCAATGTGGATTTGCTTCTTGTGATGGGGGGAATGAATTAACTGAGGCTGAGCAGTGGGCAAAAATTAATCAAGGACAAAGAATTGCTAAGCAATATTGGAGTAAATAA
- the mcrC gene encoding 5-methylcytosine-specific restriction endonuclease system specificity protein McrC produces MADSIKVKNIYYMLSYASQNLHEAGIDQVAAEEFDHIHDLFAAILIRGVGDQIRRGLHKNYVPQEETIGSLRGRIQITESIKQQTMLRRKMVCLFDEFTEDTLHNQILKQTMLLLLRMGSVRPDYKKELRKLLMYLGNVTDIAPRAIRWDALRYHRNNATYKMLINICWLVINGLLLTTESGGYRLARWLADEQMHRLYERFVLAYYQRHHPEFAPRASYINWDIAEDTYWLPVMKSDITLTYKEKTIIIDTKWYSKTMQTNSMYDSKSFISSHMYQIFTYVKNKDRLGSGNVAGVLLYAKTNESITPDNDLVLSGNRISLKTLDLGREWDRITEQLESLCSWLLTE; encoded by the coding sequence GTGGCTGATTCCATCAAAGTGAAAAATATTTATTATATGCTCTCTTATGCGAGTCAAAATCTTCATGAAGCTGGGATAGATCAGGTTGCGGCCGAAGAGTTTGACCATATCCACGATTTGTTTGCAGCGATCTTGATCCGCGGAGTAGGCGATCAGATTCGGCGAGGCCTGCACAAAAATTATGTTCCGCAGGAGGAGACGATCGGTAGCTTGCGGGGGAGAATCCAAATTACAGAGTCGATTAAACAACAGACTATGTTACGTCGGAAAATGGTCTGTTTGTTCGACGAGTTTACCGAGGATACGCTGCATAATCAGATTTTGAAACAAACGATGCTCCTATTGCTTAGAATGGGTTCGGTGAGGCCCGATTACAAGAAAGAATTACGCAAGTTGCTAATGTACCTCGGCAATGTAACAGACATTGCGCCGCGTGCAATCCGATGGGATGCGCTGAGATACCACCGTAATAATGCTACATACAAAATGCTGATCAACATTTGTTGGCTTGTGATCAATGGTTTATTACTGACAACGGAGTCGGGGGGGTATCGCTTAGCGAGGTGGCTTGCTGATGAACAAATGCATCGGCTCTATGAGCGTTTTGTTTTGGCGTACTACCAGAGACACCATCCGGAATTTGCGCCACGCGCTTCATATATTAATTGGGATATTGCCGAAGATACGTATTGGCTGCCTGTGATGAAATCTGATATTACTTTAACTTATAAGGAAAAGACCATCATCATTGATACCAAATGGTACAGCAAGACCATGCAGACGAACAGCATGTATGATAGCAAATCGTTTATATCAAGCCACATGTATCAGATTTTTACGTATGTAAAGAACAAGGACAGGCTGGGATCAGGAAATGTAGCCGGTGTTCTGCTCTACGCCAAAACCAACGAATCCATTACGCCGGACAATGACCTTGTGTTGAGCGGGAATCGCATCAGCTTGAAGACGCTCGACCTAGGGCGCGAATGGGATAGAATTACTGAGCAATTGGAATCATTGTGTTCCTGGCTATTAACGGAATAA
- a CDS encoding amino acid ABC transporter permease, with the protein MQNLGVEVLFEGSNMERLLGGLLVTIKISFISIALGAILGLFMGLLRTLPIKVLQIILRVYLEVFRIIPILVWLYVVYFGFTPLFDIHISGEVTAILVFSLWGAAEIGDIVRGALESMPKHQKDSAKALGLSSGQIYRYILIPQAVRRMLPGSINLATRMVKTTSLVVLIGVIEVVKIGQQIIELGVIKAPSASFWVYGFIFILYFLVCYPLSVISRRFERRWQN; encoded by the coding sequence ATGCAGAATTTGGGGGTTGAAGTGCTGTTTGAGGGCTCCAATATGGAGCGATTGCTAGGAGGCCTGCTCGTAACGATTAAAATTTCGTTTATCTCCATTGCGCTCGGGGCAATATTAGGCCTATTTATGGGATTGCTCAGGACGCTGCCAATCAAGGTGCTTCAAATTATTTTACGCGTATATCTTGAGGTGTTCCGAATTATTCCGATCTTGGTATGGCTCTATGTCGTCTACTTTGGCTTCACACCTTTGTTTGATATTCATATTAGCGGAGAAGTGACAGCTATACTTGTATTTAGCTTATGGGGCGCAGCGGAAATTGGGGACATCGTACGTGGCGCCTTAGAATCTATGCCAAAGCATCAAAAGGATTCGGCTAAAGCATTAGGTCTGAGCAGCGGACAGATTTATCGATATATCCTCATCCCGCAGGCGGTACGAAGAATGCTGCCAGGCTCGATCAATCTGGCGACGCGTATGGTGAAGACGACATCCCTTGTTGTATTAATTGGAGTAATCGAGGTAGTGAAAATTGGACAACAAATAATTGAGTTGGGTGTAATTAAGGCGCCTTCGGCCTCATTTTGGGTATATGGTTTTATTTTCATATTATATTTTCTCGTATGTTATCCGTTATCCGTCATTTCTAGACGTTTTGAGCGCAGATGGCAAAATTAG
- a CDS encoding DUF485 domain-containing protein: MGSKPLTADQKRQKLTPAQYSSIAKSDQFRKLIRAKKAFIIPFTIFFLCFYFALPILTSYTNILNHSFYRSITWAWVFALLQFVMTWSLCMIYYKKAAKFDRISDEIIAEKVR; this comes from the coding sequence ATGGGAAGTAAACCGTTAACCGCTGATCAGAAAAGGCAGAAGCTAACTCCCGCACAATACTCATCCATCGCGAAGTCGGATCAATTCAGAAAGCTGATTCGAGCCAAGAAAGCATTCATTATTCCTTTCACGATCTTCTTCCTCTGCTTCTATTTCGCTTTGCCGATTCTGACCTCCTACACAAACATCCTGAATCACTCCTTTTACAGAAGTATCACATGGGCTTGGGTCTTTGCCTTACTGCAATTTGTCATGACCTGGTCGCTTTGTATGATTTACTACAAAAAGGCTGCTAAGTTCGATAGAATTTCGGATGAAATTATAGCTGAGAAGGTGAGGTAG
- a CDS encoding AAA family ATPase: protein MSATITIQQYHNLRNEFRKYLQGIHPEWNESTLSTRMSDAFFALNNDIGVDFWAGLASEESMLEVRDHIHDYFAYQKKYDSPDARADYYLSSLRLLKSFLDENYPSLPIDWSGGRITKMYLRSEFQSWMRNQKKSNGEPYSPKTISQYSSSLKNSTAKLNLVGEIHHDLFNYFSYDEFEEVREVILAAPNFEEVDLAAGNKAYSNGMKMYARFLKELSENAFTDMVAGEPEIEYPDYSVDDFLNEVYMTEERYRTLKGLLLRKKNVILQGAPGVGKTYAAQRLAFSIMGKKDRDRVRMVQFHQSYSYEDFIMGYRPEGNAFVLTKGPFYEFCKRAKEDDREHFFIIDEINRGNLSKIFGELLMLIENDKRGEDNAIRLLYKDELFSVPDNVHIIGMMNTADRSLAMIDYALRRRFAFFEIEPAFATEGFRAYQMKVNNTKFDALIGAVVKLNAAIVEDASLGSGFQIGHSYFCTAETIDDAWLSEVVDYELLPLLHEYWFDDPSKVEHWISALRGAIRG from the coding sequence ATGAGTGCAACCATAACTATCCAACAGTATCATAATCTTCGGAATGAATTCAGAAAGTATTTACAAGGTATCCATCCGGAATGGAATGAGAGTACATTATCCACACGGATGTCCGATGCTTTTTTCGCGCTGAACAATGATATTGGCGTTGATTTCTGGGCCGGTCTGGCCAGCGAAGAATCCATGCTAGAGGTACGCGATCATATCCACGATTACTTTGCCTATCAGAAAAAATATGACTCTCCCGACGCTCGTGCGGATTATTATCTATCATCGTTGCGTCTGCTCAAATCATTCCTTGATGAGAACTATCCTTCATTGCCAATAGACTGGAGTGGCGGGAGAATAACAAAAATGTATCTAAGATCAGAGTTTCAATCGTGGATGCGAAATCAGAAAAAGTCAAACGGTGAACCATACAGTCCTAAGACGATTAGCCAGTATTCCAGCTCGCTCAAAAACTCGACGGCTAAGCTGAACCTTGTCGGCGAAATTCACCACGATTTATTTAATTATTTCTCCTATGATGAATTTGAAGAAGTACGCGAGGTTATTTTGGCCGCTCCGAACTTCGAAGAGGTGGACCTTGCTGCTGGCAATAAGGCCTACTCCAACGGAATGAAGATGTATGCCCGATTCCTTAAAGAATTAAGCGAAAATGCGTTTACCGATATGGTGGCGGGAGAACCTGAAATCGAATATCCCGATTATTCGGTTGACGACTTTCTCAACGAAGTATATATGACAGAGGAGCGATATCGCACACTAAAGGGCTTGCTCCTGCGCAAGAAAAATGTCATTTTGCAGGGGGCGCCAGGGGTAGGCAAAACTTATGCGGCTCAACGGCTAGCTTTCTCCATCATGGGCAAGAAAGATAGAGACCGGGTCAGAATGGTGCAGTTCCACCAAAGTTACAGTTATGAAGATTTCATTATGGGATACCGTCCAGAGGGTAATGCATTCGTACTCACCAAAGGCCCCTTCTATGAATTTTGTAAACGCGCGAAAGAGGATGACCGCGAACACTTCTTTATTATTGATGAAATTAACCGTGGCAACTTGAGTAAAATTTTTGGCGAATTGCTGATGTTGATCGAGAACGACAAGCGGGGTGAAGATAACGCGATCCGACTCTTGTATAAAGATGAGCTGTTCTCCGTACCAGACAATGTTCATATTATCGGTATGATGAATACGGCTGACCGCAGCTTGGCGATGATCGACTACGCGTTACGTCGAAGATTTGCGTTCTTTGAGATAGAGCCGGCTTTTGCAACAGAGGGTTTTAGAGCCTATCAGATGAAAGTAAATAATACAAAGTTTGATGCCCTGATAGGAGCTGTAGTGAAGTTGAATGCTGCAATCGTAGAAGATGCCTCACTAGGAAGTGGTTTTCAGATTGGACATAGTTACTTTTGTACAGCGGAAACTATAGATGACGCCTGGTTGTCCGAAGTTGTGGATTATGAGTTACTTCCATTGCTACATGAATATTGGTTCGATGATCCATCCAAGGTGGAGCATTGGATTAGCGCGCTTAGAGGTGCTATTCGTGGCTGA
- a CDS encoding cysteine ABC transporter substrate-binding protein, which produces MKKSRSLFVLTLIMSLLLVGLTACGGSGNSGESKSKFNSIEQIKKNGKVRIGVFADKPPFGYVDSDGKNQGFDVYIAKRFAKDLLGDESKVEFVLVDAASRVAYLESNKVDIIMANFTVTDERKEKVDFANPYMKLSFGIVSPDSAPITSIDQLKEKGQRLIVAKGTTAETYFTKEYPEIELLKFDQYTEIFAALKDGRGAAIANDNTELIAWAKSNPGFTVSIPAFGGQDTIAPAVAKGNTELLDWINTELDNLGKEQFIHQAYKETLNEVYGEGYAEELVVEGGRLE; this is translated from the coding sequence ATGAAGAAAAGCAGAAGCTTATTTGTTTTAACCTTGATTATGAGTTTGCTATTGGTAGGATTGACCGCTTGCGGAGGCTCCGGGAATAGTGGGGAATCCAAATCCAAATTTAATTCAATCGAGCAGATTAAAAAGAATGGCAAGGTCAGAATTGGGGTATTTGCTGATAAGCCGCCATTTGGTTATGTAGATTCTGATGGTAAGAATCAGGGCTTTGACGTTTATATTGCCAAACGGTTTGCCAAAGACCTGCTTGGGGATGAATCGAAGGTTGAATTCGTACTTGTGGATGCAGCCAGCCGTGTCGCTTATTTGGAATCCAACAAGGTGGATATTATTATGGCTAACTTTACCGTAACCGACGAGCGAAAGGAAAAAGTTGATTTTGCCAATCCATATATGAAGCTTTCCTTTGGAATTGTGTCACCGGATAGCGCACCTATTACTTCGATTGATCAGCTCAAAGAAAAAGGTCAGCGATTGATTGTGGCTAAGGGTACAACGGCAGAAACTTATTTTACAAAAGAATACCCGGAGATCGAGCTGCTCAAATTTGATCAGTATACGGAAATCTTCGCAGCGCTTAAAGATGGACGTGGTGCCGCAATTGCAAATGATAATACAGAGTTGATCGCATGGGCGAAGTCCAACCCTGGTTTCACGGTTAGTATTCCGGCTTTTGGTGGCCAAGATACGATCGCTCCAGCCGTAGCTAAAGGAAATACAGAGCTGCTGGACTGGATTAATACCGAGCTCGATAACCTCGGCAAGGAGCAGTTTATTCACCAAGCCTACAAAGAAACATTGAATGAAGTTTATGGTGAGGGTTATGCCGAAGAGCTTGTAGTAGAAGGCGGCAGGCTGGAATAG
- a CDS encoding amino acid ABC transporter permease translates to MNLDWEFIVESLPLYGDAMWLTVKLAFWGILFSLVLGLLFSVALHYKVPLLSGVIVVYVELSRNTPLLVQLFFLYYGLPKIGIYMSETTCAIVGLTFLGGSYMTEAFRSGIEAVSRSQIESGLSIGLSKVQLARYVILPQAYAISIPSLGANAIFLLKETSIVGAIALMDLMNVAKDLIGMHYKTAESLSLLVMSYLILILPLSLVLSWVERKVRYAEFGG, encoded by the coding sequence ATGAATTTGGACTGGGAGTTTATTGTTGAAAGCTTGCCTCTCTATGGAGATGCTATGTGGTTGACCGTGAAGCTAGCTTTCTGGGGAATCCTTTTCTCACTAGTTTTAGGATTGTTGTTTAGTGTTGCTTTGCATTATAAGGTACCGTTGCTCTCGGGTGTAATTGTTGTTTATGTCGAGTTATCTAGAAACACTCCATTACTGGTTCAATTATTCTTTTTATATTACGGTCTGCCCAAAATTGGAATTTACATGAGCGAAACAACCTGTGCAATAGTCGGGCTGACGTTTCTTGGTGGAAGCTACATGACCGAGGCCTTCCGTAGTGGAATTGAGGCCGTAAGCAGGTCGCAAATTGAATCGGGCCTAAGCATTGGGCTGTCCAAAGTCCAGCTTGCAAGATATGTGATTCTTCCACAGGCGTATGCGATTAGTATTCCTTCATTGGGGGCCAATGCCATTTTCCTGTTAAAAGAGACTTCGATTGTTGGCGCGATCGCATTAATGGACTTAATGAATGTGGCAAAGGATTTGATTGGGATGCACTACAAAACAGCAGAATCTCTATCGCTTCTCGTTATGTCTTATCTTATTTTGATCTTGCCTTTGTCTCTTGTGCTGTCATGGGTAGAAAGGAAGGTAAGATATGCAGAATTTGGGGGTTGA
- a CDS encoding amino acid ABC transporter ATP-binding protein: MGDSKELLLEIKNLQKSFGDRQVLEGIDLQVRKGDVIVILGPSGCGKSTFLRCLNGLESVQGGEIQYLGRNLAHDHVDWREIRQHIGMVFQNYDLFPHMTVIDNILLGPLKVQKRDKKEALQQAEQLLDRVGLLDRKDAYPRELSGGQKQRIAIVRALCMNPGIILFDEVTASLDPEMVREVLDVILELANLGMTMIIVTHEMGFARSVGDFIVFMDQGKICEIATAEQFFTQPATERAQHFLDIFQYEK; this comes from the coding sequence ATGGGGGATTCTAAAGAACTACTGCTTGAAATAAAAAATTTACAGAAAAGCTTCGGGGATCGACAGGTATTGGAAGGAATCGATTTACAGGTAAGGAAAGGGGATGTAATCGTCATTCTTGGTCCATCAGGATGCGGCAAAAGCACATTCCTGCGCTGTCTGAACGGACTGGAATCGGTTCAAGGGGGAGAAATCCAATACCTCGGTCGCAATCTAGCTCATGATCATGTGGATTGGCGTGAAATAAGGCAGCATATCGGCATGGTGTTTCAGAATTATGACTTATTTCCGCATATGACGGTCATCGACAATATTTTGCTAGGACCATTGAAGGTACAGAAGAGAGATAAGAAGGAGGCGCTTCAGCAAGCTGAGCAATTACTTGATCGGGTCGGATTGCTTGATCGTAAGGATGCCTATCCACGGGAACTTTCCGGGGGGCAGAAGCAGAGAATTGCGATTGTCAGAGCTTTGTGTATGAATCCGGGCATTATTCTGTTTGATGAAGTGACAGCATCGCTTGATCCAGAAATGGTCAGGGAAGTACTTGATGTCATATTAGAGCTCGCCAACCTGGGAATGACGATGATCATTGTGACACATGAGATGGGCTTTGCGAGATCCGTAGGAGATTTCATTGTCTTTATGGATCAGGGCAAAATTTGTGAGATTGCTACGGCGGAGCAATTTTTTACCCAGCCAGCAACAGAGCGTGCACAGCACTTTCTGGATATATTTCAGTACGAAAAATGA